Genomic window (Arachis hypogaea cultivar Tifrunner chromosome 13, arahy.Tifrunner.gnm2.J5K5, whole genome shotgun sequence):
tgactaTGCTTtacaaacaaatatttttttaatattattattagtactctttgttaagtattaatttttatcaattttttatttatgtttcttgtcaatagtatgaatattttttttagaattttttatgttcacttatgtatattattatatttttttaatagaatttttaatattcattgttcatataaattatttaatttatttttattaatacatattttttatagaattttatttttttatttgactttgtatattctttattatgtgtttttaaattatttattattgttaatttttaatataaattttattagaaagatataattaaatacaaaaataatactaaagaagagtactaacaaattataaccaaaagaataataaatttcaacacataaatttaaattctttaaaaaaaaaattatagtgaaAGAAGgttaaaataatacaattttaaataatataaatttaaataatataaatttatgtcttttttaataatttttgtctaaatttaattttaaatgatgtaatccaaacaacattcattttattataatccattttaatataaaattactaaatataAATCACATTAATACtaactcatttttttttatcaaaatcaaatttgtaaaatcaattttatacaggCTCTCATTTACAAATTCTAATCTAAACGCATACTTACAAATTTCAGTCAACTGTTCTAGTCTCCTCTAAGGAGATTCTGTCATGCCTTATGCACCTCAATACCTCATTGCACGGTCAAGTTGTGGGTATGCTTCATGGACTCCCAATTACTCTTGGGCCCGAACATGATTCATGtcagtaattatttatttttttattaaaagttttgaaaattgcaGTTAAATCCACCGTTTAACGATTAAGTTTCCCGCATCATCGTATGTGAACAGGCATTCATTTATTCATTTGTTTAGATAATTGTTATTCTAATATtaggtataaaaattaaaaatcctcacttatgtttcctttttccgttttttatttttaatattgaaaaaaaaggtctattttattatatcataaaaataaaaaaatatatcataaaattgtaggagaaaagtaaaaaaatcggatgatcaaattaaaaaaaaatctgaaaattatatttgtatttataattcttttatttttttaaaatgataaatttgagatgtttatgatttttatctttttaaacacaaatcaaaAAATTAGATTTGTATTTAATCTGATATCttcatattaaaaaaacattCAGTTTATCCACACCAATGaaacacataatatttttttattaaaaaatttttatcttcttttccgtcttttatgtgaaaaaaaaaaattataaaaatcaaataaaaaatatacgaaTCCGAATAAACACGTATCTGTATGTGAGTGGGTTTTACTTCCCATCAGTCTATCAAACTGAATTGATTCTCCTTCTGCTGCTGCATATCCCGTGACGTTAGCAATATACTGATAGTAGTTCGTTTCAACTTTGAATTATCGAGTTGCATAGTTCCTTTACATTTGAACTTTCATCTGTTGAAAAAGTAAGCTCGGTGGAAAAAGCGTGATGTGCATGTGCAAACTGATTATACAAAATTTTCCAGATATATCTATACAGGTTTCAAGACACTCTCACTCCTGTTTTGGAAATTTAACAACTGGCTTCAACAAAAATCGTACAAAGAGAACCACTACAGTCCTTTCAACACAGAGCTAGGGATCGGACATCGCAAGGTGCATGCAAACTTCACACCTTTGAACTTCTgtatttccaattttttttttcttctcttcatcattCTCACTCTTCGATCTCTCCAAAAATCTCATTCTCCTCTCCTCCTTCTGTTATTCAAAGGAGTTTTGCTTTGGATTTTTTCCCCCTTTTCCCCGTGAGGGTTTTTGTGTTAcggagagagagcgagagagagagagagagaatgatgatgatttcgATTTCGAGAGGCTTGTTCGGGTGGTGACCCGCCGCACGTACAACCGCTCACGCCGGTGTCGGAGCCGTAGGAGTCACCATCGTCGTACCTTGACCCTTTAGTATGGTTTGGtagagtattaattttttttaaataaaaaaaggtattttaaatttgtttaagaAAGAAGAAGCTGGCCCAATGagtaataactcaaatggcataatcttccCATATTCTTATAAGAGGTTATGGATTTGAGTcttcatatctttggtaaaaaaaaaaaaaaaagctggagTTCATGAGAGGTTATTATTTGGGATTATAATTCAAATTCGTTTTTTGTGCAGATGAGTGTCTCTACAAGCAGTGGAGGCATTAAGAGAAAGGGTTCGGACGAAGGGGAAGGAGGCATTAAGAGAAAGGCCTTAGACGAAGGGAAAGGGACTCAAGACAGGCAATATGTCGAAATTTGCATCACAGACCAGGTATGTACATATACATgtattttattttggaaaaatataggtaaccatcaaaatttttgaacaatgtgaattaataggattaaaagaataaatttaatttgtaacattaaattaaaatatagtatattttcatttgattggtaGATGTTCATATTGGtcaaaattttcattattcttctagtactttttttttttttttttacttggccaacaataatataatattattattttaggatattataataattttaaatatattgataattaaaaaaattagacaaaaatattcaaaatttattttatttaatatttattaattattgttaaaattaataaatattgaataagataaatttaattttttttatctttttagtattattataataatttatatctatatttatagaaaatttatatatataaaatatataatttatatttattaaaatgtatataaattaattaatttcacttgtatttatatttatcaaaatttatatttatattaattaattactaatcaaaattactaaaatttgttGGCTCAAAGACTGTGTTCTGTACTTCTATTTTTCTGTATGTACGAATGTATAATGTATAATTCTAATTgaatggtaattttttttttaaattttattgaacatAAAAGACAATCACCCATTAGGTATTCACTTCATCTCATGGTTAGTTTTGTAAACacattttttctttataaataaatGTGTCTGATTTTCCTGATATCCTTTTGTATtagattgtaatttttttaatgttcttttaatCATATCAAATATTTCAGAcaattttttgttaataatacatattatttttaattgaaattcaaaattatatGCCAAGAATGGTGTTGGATATATTGTCCCATAGTAGAaatcataatataaattaaaaaaaaatatttgtacacTAAGATCAGTCATCAAAATTAACCACTATataattatgtataaatatatatgttgtatggtcaacttatttttaatatatattttacattagtaattaattttaatatacacctaacctaacattattatttttttatataacagTATGTACACTTTAgattattcttatttattttacttttttacaaCATTCTTTTTTATTTCCTGCTACCATTCTGATTAATTATGTTCATTGAAATGCAGAATGATCGCAGGATGTACTTCAAGGTGAACCCTGTCAAGCCATTGTCTTTAACATTCGAAATTTACTGTGAGAGGTGTCATTTGGAATATTCGACGTTGCAATTCTTATATAATGGTTGTCGTGTTCATGGGAAATATACGCCAAAAAAGGTTAGGTTTGTTTTTCCATGCTCATTACATTTAGGACGTGTttgaataagaattttataccaGGAAATATGGAAATAGAAAAGAGAGATTCAGCTGAAAAAATCTGTTTGCATCTGTATTCTCTTATCTGTATTCTCTGATCTTGAGATTttagataaaaagaaaattaaacaagttTGGCTCTAAAATAGAGATATTTTGCATTGTTAAATTATTTGATTCGTTATATAACTTTATTTCTCCTAATGTATATGTAATGtgtaatttatatatatgttttttgtcATGAGACAATTACCAAGGAGGACCTCTTATTTGTTGTGGTGGCTTAATAACTTTCACagattaaaataaatagttaagcATGCTCTGAAAATACACTAAATTATGCTGTAAAAGAATATAAGAAATTTGTGTTTAGTACTGTGCTATACTACGTTGTTAACTGATCTCATTTTAATTGTTAATGCACTCCAGCTCAAGATGAAAAATGGAGATGAGATCTTAGCTGTTAAACATGTGGATGGAGGTAGCGTTGCAGCACTTAGCTTTTAGGATGCCATTGATATGATTCTGTAGTGGACATATTATTAGGATAATATATTTTATTGTTGGACtataattaaattatcatgaaCTAACTTGTTTACTTTTTATATCTTATGAAATATGATGATAGCAAGTGCAGGCACTTTAAAactttgcaagtcaattgatgaATGCTTAAGTTAATTACTCAATGTGCTTATATTGTTCTGGCATTCACGAGTTAGGATTCTGAAATTGTGTATGCTTCAGCTATGATTTATGTATGGATGTTTCTTAGTTTTTTTTCCCCCTTATAAACTGCATTTTAGATTATTATGATtcgggtaaaaaaaaaaaaatttattcaaaataaaataacttcttcatcttcatcataaAATTAATGTCCTAGCAAACATAATCAAATCTAATCATACAACAATTGAGTTTGTTGtcttttggttgattttggtgtaCTTTGAATTTTTTGTGTGGTCGGCAAGGTTTTAGgattaaaattattcaaaaacctctttttgtctttttactagttaaaaatatgacaaaaatataAGTCACTAAGAAATAAGAATAATTTAATAGTTGGTAATTTTGATATTATGCCTTTTAGTTTCAATTAAAactacattattaaaataaagatattgtGATAAAGAAGGAACCACCATAACTCCATAAAAGTAACTAGAGACTAGAGTGTAGCCAGCTCTTATATGGAGCCGATTCCCCCAAAAGAGGAAACACACTATACCTAGAAAAAAGATCACAAaacattattgaaaaaaaaaaacgaataaTAGAAGCAAATCCAAATTGATTACACTTAAAAAAAAGCTAGTTCcttcaattatatttataatttaaggaAAAAGGCATGTTTTTCTCAACCATATGTATGCACTTTAATTCAGtgttcataaaaatataaatcaaatccATAAGTGGACTTCATGACTTTTTAAGAgcatacattttaattttaaaataagcaTGTcacattattaaatatttaaatctcTTTAATTTTGAACGATGTTGCAAAGTGCAATCAAACCCTCAATAAGAAAATAGTAACTTGTACTCTTTTTTGGTGACTAAGTAACTTAATGAATTATTCTTCACATACAAGTTATTTATACATACAAgttcatacaagtcatttatattgtattgtttaaaaattttttgtgtatgtatattgataaattttgtataattcaaactcttccttttctttcttacattataaaagtgaattttattgAGTTAGGATTAACTTGTATAAACTTGTATGCCAAaaaaacttgtatgtgtagcaggtctCTAACTTAATACTCTGAACTCAATAaacatgttttatttttattagaaattgatgccaataaaataaaatgaattgagGTTAATTTAGATAAGAAAATacgaaaatagataaaataaaaagataaattgttTTCTTCCTTATGTTTTATTCAAACTCtcgcatttttttttctttagaggGGAGCAAAATAATCTTTTTTGTATTTATAGTTATATTATTAGAAGAATATTACAGACTAATATTTcaatgaacaaaataaaaaaaatgattagtattgattaaaatataagataaacaaaaaatatggaataaattattaaaatagtatctaaaaatttatattattgacaaaaaataattcttaaaattaaatggTTCGAAAATGTGACAAAAATTTATTTATGGTTCATTCTTCTTGATGTACTTAGTGATTAGTTAAACAAAATTTAGATACCAATCTACACAATAAAATTGGCCAAATAATAAATGTTGAAGAAGTTGTgataatttcaaaaacaaaagaaagtcaTAATATTAGGTGAAATAATATTAAAttcgtttattttttttaaattaaaataagattgtTTAAAACGTTATTAACCAAACACAATTATACAAATACAGATACAGATTAATCATAGTtcgattaattaaataaaaaataaaatccgaGTCCGCTTAATAATCACATTTCCTTGTGATATGTGCTCATTGTTTATGTGATGTGAGTTCATTCATGTTGAATGTTTGATGCTACCAATGCAATGTAATTGCAATTGCAGAAACCCTAGAATTGGAATCAAATCCCTCTTTCGTTCATTGTGCTATCACTGAAAAGTGaaaacaatgaagaagaagaaggtaccTGACTGGCTCAACAGCTCCCTCTGGTCTTCCCCCCATCCTCCTCCTCCGCCTCCGCCTCCTCCCTTCTTTTCCTCTGCTACCGTTGACCTCCCAATCGAACAACACACCTCCGCCATATCATCAGCCGCCCCATCCCAACCGCCATCCCCTCCGGCCACCGTGGATGATCCTCCCGAGCCACAGAGGATCCAAGATTCACGTCCTAAGAATCACACTCACACTTCCACTGATGCAACGTTCTCTTCTTCCCCTTCCGCCGATGACATCTCTCGCCAGGCCGAGTTGTCGGCTGAggtttgtttcctttgttttagTTTCAAGTTTCTTGTTTTAGCAACAAATTAAGAGCTACCTTtattaactaaccaactaactaactacttTTATTGGTTGAAATTGAATGTTTTGACAGTTATCGAAGAAGGTGATAGATATGAGGGAATTGCGAAGGCTCGCGTGTCAAGGTCTTCCTGATGGTGCTGGGATACGTTCTACTGTCTGGAAGGTAAATCGGTAAATGCTTTAGGGTTTCATGTGTGATATCTGTGTgtatgagagagagagatggcTATACAGTTCAGCCAAGAACATTTAGTGGTTTTCGGTTTCTGTTTGTAGATAGATAAAAGAGGTGGTTATATAGTTAAGTAGATTTGCTGAATAGTGTTTTTAGATTAGGTTCCTTATTGTTGTGTTGCAATTGATTCAAacaaaagaatgggaaaattatttttagatcttTTAAGTTTTAAGTGAAACGGAGATGCATGAGTGCAATGGGATGGGGATTTCTTTATTTTGTGAGAATGAGGGAATGCCTATTCTCCATAATCCAACCAATAAACCAAACATGCGAATTGTTTAGTCTGTTTGTATTCCCTGCCATTCCCACTCTGTTCATCCAGCTGAGTTAACCAAACAGGATTTGGTTGTGTGCTTCTGGTTAGTCTAGAGTACTTTCCCTTAAAGAAGGAAATGGAATTGATAATTACAGTTGCAATTTTTGCTTATTGACATTTGCAGCTTTTGCTTGGATATCTTCCTCCAGATCGTGGGCTTTGGTCGGCTGAATTAGCAAAGAAGAGGTCCCAGTACAAACATTTTAAAGATGATATTCTTGTGAATCCTGTAAGTTAGTTgtttagggagctctattgttttCATCGAATTATTGCAGAACTTTTtccagcctctctctctctctctctccggcCTTAGTGAGCAAAGGATATAGCTGTCTCAGTTGTGAACATAGATAGTTGATAACTTCAGTTGTCAGGCAAAAGCTGTAAAATAGTTGCTTTAaacacaatgaaaaataaaaaataacaaaacaaaacaaaaccttTCAATCACGAGTTTAGTTTTACTGTAGGCGATGGAAGATAATGCTAAAAGATTACTCATCACATTAACATGCTGAATTTTGATATGATTGATTTGCTTTTTCTGTTACATTGGTAGGGTGTTTATTGTGTTTGTGTCTAACTGTAACCTTTGCCGAAGTAGTGTTTTTTAACATTTTCATGCATATTATTCTTTTTGCTTTATCTGTTTGGCTCTCTGAATGTTTACGTGGCTAGCTAGTCAGAAATCACAAGGAGGATGTACAACTCAACAAGTTCTGATGCTGATGATGCCAAAGTTGAGAGTAGAACCTTGCTCTCTAGATCAGAAATCACTCATGGGGAGCATCCATTGAGTCTTGGAGAGACCAGTGTATGGAATCAGTTCTTCCAGGTAAATTGTCAGATACCTTTTCACTGAATTAATGATTAAAACTTCGACTGCATTTGCTTGTTATATAACTCTCAAATAACTCGAGGAAAACAAAATCCCGGAGTTATTTCATTTACTGAGCAATCTTACCCGTTTTATTGCCTATCTTCTTTGGAATATTTTACCCCCTATTAGTATTTTTTATCCCGATGAAGTTGTTATGAACATTTTGAAAATGATATTTACTTGTTCTTGTGATCTGCATGAACCATGTTTCCGGCATTCTATCGAATGATGCTCAACATTTTACTTTAGTGGGTAACAAATGGAAACAATTCAAGTGGAAGGTTCCTTTGCTCacagtaataaataaataagaataagTGAAATGAACTGTTTATTCATGTATTATAACTGCAAATCTCATGCTAATAAACTATAATAGATAAATGTTCCTCTTTGCATTTTGTAGGATACGGAAATCATAGATCAGATTGATCGAGATGTAAAGCGCACTCATCCTGACATGCACTTTTTCTGTAGTGAGTCTCAGTTTGCAAAATCCAATCAGGTTGGCCTTTATCCTGAAACCAATAGAACCTCAAATTCAACTCAATTTATGAAATGAACCTTTTGAATTCATTTTTAACTTGTTGGACATTTTCAGGAGGCTTTAAAGAACATATTAATTATCTTTGCAAAGTTAAACCCAGGTGTAAGATATGTTCAAGGGATGAATGAGCTATTGGCTCCTCTCTACTATGTGTTCAAAAATGACCCTGATGAGGAAAATGCAGTGAGTACATGATATCTTCTTGTAAACTTGAGTCTTTTTTGTAtaatcttgttctttatttcataGCCATGTTTTACTTACTCTACCTTAGCTTCCTATCATCTAATTATATTTGTGTTGTTTAGAAACTACTTGATTCAagtttaatatttttcaaaagaatGCCAACTTACCTAAGAATCCCTTTAAGAAATGCTTACCCATGAGAAGCTGATTGCTTTTTCCTTGCTATGATAAGATGCATGGTAGGAAAGTCTCCTGGTTTtcatcttttctatatttttatttgtaagtaTCTGCTTTATTTACCTGCTGATATTTCCCATGTGTGTGCTTTAATTAAAGCGGCAACCTGCGTTGGGGTTGGTCAAGATTCGCTAGGTCTTGTTTTGTTGCTTCCTGAGGGGAATGTAGACAAGAAATGTTAACAAATATAATTCATCATTGGGGATGTTTGAAATAGAACATGAAAATATGTGAACTACTTAATATGGTGACAACATAACTTTTTGAATTCATTGCTAAAGAAGTGATTAGATAGCATTGGAGGAATTTTAGTTCATGTTGCTGTCATGTTCTGTCCTGCTATACCTTTGGTCAATCATGCTCATGAGTTACCCGTTATAATATGCAGGCCTTTGCTGAAGCGGACTCATTCTTCTGTTTTGTTGAATTATTGAGTGGCTTCCGAGATAACTTCGTTAAACAACTTGACAACAGTGTTGTCGGCATCCGTTCCACTATTACAAGATTATCCCAGCTTCTGAAAGAACATGATGAAGAGCTGTGGCGCCATCTTGAGATCACTTGTAAAGTAAGACCGAAGTTTTAATATTATTCTATCTTTTCATTGTTTATCTTAGAGTTCAAATTTGGAGATACTGGCATGCTGCAAAGGATTGTGAATAATGGATTAGCTGAGGCTATGCATCATTTTTGTCAGTAACAGAGGTCTCATTTTTGCTGCTTTACTTTTGGTTCTTAATTTTCAGGTCAATCCCCAATTCTATGCATTTAGATGGATTACTCTCCTGTTGACTCAAGAATTCAATTTTGCTGACAGCCTTCACATTTGGGACACACTTCTAAGTGATCCAGAGGGCCCACAGGTATAATTTTGCTCCTTATTTACCTTGTAGTCTCTTGAACTATAATGCACTGCTATTTAGCCTTATGATCTGTTGGTGCATTTTTTATGACAAAGATAGAACACGAAAATAAAGGAAAGGATTTGGTTCTTCCTGAGTAAAATGCAACAGGGTAAGGTAACCATGAATGAGGAAGTGAAGACAGCTTTAACGATTGTAGGTTTACTATCACACAGCTTCGACCCCTTTAATTCTAAGTTGTAGTGATCTGCTTTGACTTTGTGATCTATACTATGCAGCATATTTATCTACTTTAGGGGATCCTAATCAAACAGGAAATCTGAATTTCATTGT
Coding sequences:
- the LOC112736231 gene encoding uncharacterized protein isoform X4; this encodes MKKKKVPDWLNSSLWSSPHPPPPPPPPPFFSSATVDLPIEQHTSAISSAAPSQPPSPPATVDDPPEPQRIQDSRPKNHTHTSTDATFSSSPSADDISRQAELSAELSKKVIDMRELRRLACQGLPDGAGIRSTVWKSEITRRMYNSTSSDADDAKVESRTLLSRSEITHGEHPLSLGETSVWNQFFQDTEIIDQIDRDVKRTHPDMHFFCSESQFAKSNQEALKNILIIFAKLNPGVRYVQGMNELLAPLYYVFKNDPDEENAAFAEADSFFCFVELLSGFRDNFVKQLDNSVVGIRSTITRLSQLLKEHDEELWRHLEITCKVNPQFYAFRWITLLLTQEFNFADSLHIWDTLLSDPEGPQETLMRICCAMLILVRKRLLAGDFTSNLKLLQNYPSTNISHLLYVANKFRV
- the LOC112736231 gene encoding uncharacterized protein isoform X2, which produces MKKKKVPDWLNSSLWSSPHPPPPPPPPPFFSSATVDLPIEQHTSAISSAAPSQPPSPPATVDDPPEPQRIQDSRPKNHTHTSTDATFSSSPSADDISRQAELSAELSKKVIDMRELRRLACQGLPDGAGIRSTVWKLLLGYLPPDRGLWSAELAKKRSQYKHFKDDILVNPSEITRRMYNSTSSDADDAKVESRTLLSRSEITHGEHPLSLGETSVWNQFFQDTEIIDQIDRDVKRTHPDMHFFCSESQFAKSNQEALKNILIIFAKLNPGVRYVQGMNELLAPLYYVFKNDPDEENAAFAEADSFFCFVELLSGFRDNFVKQLDNSVVGIRSTITRLSQLLKEHDEELWRHLEITCKVNPQFYAFRWITLLLTQEFNFADSLHIWDTLLSDPEGPQETLMRICCAMLILVRKRLLAGDFTSNLKLLQNYPSTNISHLLYVANKFRV
- the LOC112736230 gene encoding small ubiquitin-related modifier 1; the protein is MSVSTSSGGIKRKGSDEGEGGIKRKALDEGKGTQDRQYVEICITDQNDRRMYFKVNPVKPLSLTFEIYCERCHLEYSTLQFLYNGCRVHGKYTPKKLKMKNGDEILAVKHVDGGSVAALSF
- the LOC112736231 gene encoding uncharacterized protein isoform X3 → MKKKKVPDWLNSSLWSSPHPPPPPPPPPFFSSATVDLPIEQHTSAISSAAPSQPPSPPATVDDPPEPQRIQDSRPKNHTHTSTDATFSSSPSADDISRQAELSAELSKKVIDMRELRRLACQGLPDGAGIRSTVWKSEITRRMYNSTSSDADDAKVESRTLLSRSEITHGEHPLSLGETSVWNQFFQDTEIIDQIDRDVKRTHPDMHFFCSESQFAKSNQEALKNILIIFAKLNPGVRYVQGMNELLAPLYYVFKNDPDEENAAFAEADSFFCFVELLSGFRDNFVKQLDNSVVGIRSTITRLSQLLKEHDEELWRHLEITCKVNPQFYAFRWITLLLTQEFNFADSLHIWDTLLSDPEGPQNTKIKERIWFFLSKMQQGKVTMNEEVKTALTIETLMRICCAMLILVRKRLLAGDFTSNLKLLQNYPSTNISHLLYVANKFRV
- the LOC112736231 gene encoding uncharacterized protein isoform X1; amino-acid sequence: MKKKKVPDWLNSSLWSSPHPPPPPPPPPFFSSATVDLPIEQHTSAISSAAPSQPPSPPATVDDPPEPQRIQDSRPKNHTHTSTDATFSSSPSADDISRQAELSAELSKKVIDMRELRRLACQGLPDGAGIRSTVWKLLLGYLPPDRGLWSAELAKKRSQYKHFKDDILVNPSEITRRMYNSTSSDADDAKVESRTLLSRSEITHGEHPLSLGETSVWNQFFQDTEIIDQIDRDVKRTHPDMHFFCSESQFAKSNQEALKNILIIFAKLNPGVRYVQGMNELLAPLYYVFKNDPDEENAAFAEADSFFCFVELLSGFRDNFVKQLDNSVVGIRSTITRLSQLLKEHDEELWRHLEITCKVNPQFYAFRWITLLLTQEFNFADSLHIWDTLLSDPEGPQNTKIKERIWFFLSKMQQGKVTMNEEVKTALTIETLMRICCAMLILVRKRLLAGDFTSNLKLLQNYPSTNISHLLYVANKFRV